The Microcebus murinus isolate Inina chromosome 4, M.murinus_Inina_mat1.0, whole genome shotgun sequence genome has a segment encoding these proteins:
- the LOC105863126 gene encoding olfactory receptor 5AN1-like, with translation MIGAENITEVTHFILLGFSDFPRIIALLFVIFLVAYLMTLTWNLCLIVLIRMDSHLHTPMYFFLSNLSFIDVCYVSSTVPKMLSNFFQEEQTITFAGCFVQYFVTSTMALSECCLMTAMAYDRYAAICNPLLYPSIMSPSLCVRMVLGSYMAGLTGSSSQIGALLQLHFCGPNVISHFFCDIPQLLILSCSDTYFVQVMLAVLTVIFGIVNVLVILISYGYIVISIMKITSTKGRSKAFNTCASHLTAVSLFYMSGMFVYLSSSSGASSSFDRFASIFYTVVIPMLNPLIYSLRNKEIKDALKRQQKRGCC, from the coding sequence ATGATTGGGGCAGAAAATATTACAGAGGTCACTCACTTCATCCTGTTGGGATTCTCAGATTTTCCAAGAATCATAGCATTGCTCTTTGTCATATTCCTGGTGGCCTACCTTATGACTCTTACTTGGAACCTGTGCCTCATTGTTTTGATAAGGATGGATTCCCACCTGCATACACCCATGTATTTCTTCCTCAGCAATCTGTCCTTCATAGATGTCTGCTATGTCAGCTCCACAGTCCCCAAGATGCTTTCCAACTTCTTCCAGGAGGAGCAAACTATCACCTTTGCGGGTTGCTTTGTGCAGTACTTTGTCACTTCAACCATGGCACTGAGTGAGTGTTGTCTCATGACAGCCATGGCTTATGACCGGTATGCTGCCATCTGTAACCCCCTGCTGTATCCATCAATCATGTCACCCAGCCTCTGTGTTCGGATGGTGCTGGGATCCTACATGGCCGGACTCACTGGTTCTTCATCCCAAATTGGTGCTTTGCTTCAGCTCCACTTCTGTGGGCCTAATGTCATTAGCCACTTCTTCTGTGACATACCCCAACTGCTAATCCTGTCCTGCAGTGATACTTATTTTGTACAGGTCATGCTTGCTGTACTGACAGTGATCTTTGGGATAGTAAATGTTCTCGTTATCCTGATATCCTATGGCTATATTGTCATCTCTATCATGAAGATCACTTCAACTAAAGGTAGGTCCAAGGCATTCAACACCTGTGCTTCTCATCTGACAGCTGTGTCCCTCTTCTATATGTCAGGTATGTTTGTCTATTTGAGTTCCAGCTCTGGTGCTTCCTCCAGCTTTGACAGATTTGCATCCATCTTCTACACAGTGGTGATTCCCATGTTGAATCCCTTGATTTACAGTCTGAGGAACAAGGAAATCAAAGATGCTTTGAAGAGGCAGCAGAAGAGAGGGTGCTGCTAA
- the LOC105863119 gene encoding olfactory receptor 5AN1 — protein sequence MIGAGNITEVTHFILLGFSDFPRIIALLFVIFLVFYLNSLTWNLCLIVLIRMDSHLHTPMYFFLSNLSFMDACYVSSTVPKMLSNFFQEEQTITFAGCIVQYFVFSTMGLSESYLMTAMAYDRYAAICNPLLYPSIMSPSLCVRMVLGSYMAGLTASLAQIGALLQLHFCGPNVISHFFCDMPRLLILSCTDTFFVQAMTAVLTIFFGLVNVLVILISYGYIAISIMKITSAKGRSKAFNTCASHLTAVSLFYTSGLFVYLSSSSGASSSFDRFASVFYTVVIPMLNPLIYSLRNKEIKEALKRWWKKWYCLRS from the coding sequence ATGATTGGGGCAGGAAATATTACAGAGGTCACCCACTTCATCCTGCTGGGATTCTCAGATTTCCCTAGAATCATAGCATTGCTCTTTGTCATATTCCTGGTGTTCTACCTTAATTCTCTGACTTGGAACCTGTGCCTCATTGTTTTAATAAGGATGGATTCCCACCTGCATACACCCATGTATTTCTTCCTCAGCAATCTGTCCTTCATGGATGCCTGCTATGTCAGCTCCACAGTCCCCAAGATGCTCTCCAACTTCTTCCAGGAGGAGCAAACTATCACCTTTGCGGGTTGCATTGTGCAATACTTTGTCTTTTCCACGATGGGACTGAGTGAGTCTTATCTCATGACAGCCATGGCTTATGACCGGTATGCTGCCATCTGTAACCCCCTGCTGTATCCATCAATCATGTCACCCAGCCTCTGTGTTCGGATGGTGCTGGGATCCTACATGGCCGGACTCACTGCTTCTTTAGCCCAAATTGGTGCTTTGCTTCAGCTCCACTTCTGTGGGCCTAATGTCATCAGCCACTTCTTCTGTGACATGCCCCGATTGTTAATCCTGTCCTGCACTGACACCTTCTTTGTACAGGCCATGACTGCTGTATTAACAATTTTCTTTGGGTTAGTAAATGTTCTCGTTATCCTGATATCCTATGGCTATATTGCCATCTCCATCATGAAGATCACTTCAGCTAAAGGCAGGTCCAAGGCATTCAACACCTGTGCTTCTCATCTGACAGCTGTGTCCCTCTTCTATACGTCAGGTCTATTTGTCTATTTAAGTTCCAGCTCTGGTGCTTCCTCCAGCTTTGACAGATTTGCATCCGTCTTCTACACAGTGGTGATTCCCATGTTGAATCCCTTGATTTACAGTCTGAGGAACAAGGAAATCAAAGAAGCTTTGAAGAGGTGGTGGAAGAAATGGTACTGCTTAAGGTCATAG